One bacterium BMS3Abin08 DNA window includes the following coding sequences:
- a CDS encoding YtxH-like protein, giving the protein MSEKDGYNAGSMLLAFFLGGVAGAGVALMLAPQSGEETRRKLRDLAEDAKEKSTEYAEDVKEKVTKGIEKGKDTMATTLEKGKEYVEDKKTAISSAIEAGKEAFEEGKKKFKKA; this is encoded by the coding sequence ATGTCTGAAAAGGATGGATACAACGCTGGATCAATGCTGCTTGCCTTTTTTCTTGGTGGGGTTGCGGGAGCGGGGGTTGCATTGATGCTTGCACCCCAGTCCGGTGAAGAGACAAGGAGAAAGCTCAGGGATTTAGCAGAAGATGCAAAAGAAAAATCAACGGAATATGCTGAAGACGTGAAAGAAAAGGTAACAAAGGGCATAGAGAAGGGTAAAGACACTATGGCAACGACGCTTGAAAAGGGAAAAGAGTATGTTGAAGACAAGAAAACCGCTATCTCATCCGCCATTGAAGCAGGGAAAGAGGCCTTTGAGGAAGGAAAAAAAAAGTTTAAAAAGGCATAG
- the rhlE_3 gene encoding ATP-dependent RNA helicase RhlE, producing the protein MKFEDYKISETIKKNLVLMGFKRPTNIQFKSIPSILKGEDVLAIAQTGTGKTAAFAIPIVDMIHRDKSSKRSHGIKCVVMVPTRELAMQIGEVFEKLARHTKVKTFALYGGVEQDPQIKKLQDGIDVLIATPGRMFDLIKQEYVDLSRIRTLVLDEADHMLDIGFIDDIKYVKRKLTKKHQTLFFSATINREVKKLAFSQVKSSAIRIQIAPEDPVAKNVSHFVVFVKMDDKRFFLDRFIKDNPESKIIVFVRTRVRAERVAKAMERVQIETVTIHGDKKQDDRSEVMKKFKEGRYRIMIATDVSARGIDVPDVDYVINYDLPDNPENYVHRVGRTGRGINLGVAISFCSKEEKGLLEDIQQLINKDIEVIKLYRKDYDAIVSLPGEHLGLQEMIDEHEQWEANRKKKKRKSPKTAKKKK; encoded by the coding sequence ATGAAGTTTGAGGACTACAAGATATCAGAAACAATTAAAAAAAACCTTGTCCTGATGGGTTTCAAAAGGCCTACGAACATACAGTTCAAGTCCATCCCCTCGATCCTGAAAGGCGAAGACGTCCTGGCAATTGCACAGACCGGGACCGGGAAGACGGCTGCTTTTGCGATTCCCATCGTTGACATGATCCACAGGGACAAGAGCAGCAAGCGGTCCCATGGGATCAAGTGCGTTGTCATGGTCCCTACGCGTGAACTGGCAATGCAGATCGGGGAGGTTTTTGAAAAGCTTGCACGCCACACGAAGGTCAAGACCTTTGCCTTGTACGGCGGGGTTGAGCAGGACCCGCAGATTAAAAAGCTCCAGGACGGAATCGACGTACTTATTGCGACCCCGGGACGGATGTTTGATCTTATCAAACAGGAGTACGTTGACCTCTCACGGATCAGGACCCTCGTGCTTGATGAGGCCGACCATATGCTTGACATCGGGTTTATAGATGACATCAAGTATGTGAAGAGGAAGCTCACAAAGAAGCACCAGACACTCTTCTTCTCAGCCACGATTAACAGAGAGGTAAAGAAACTCGCCTTCTCGCAGGTTAAGAGTTCTGCAATACGCATCCAGATAGCACCGGAGGACCCTGTCGCGAAGAATGTTTCGCACTTTGTCGTATTTGTGAAAATGGATGACAAACGGTTTTTCCTCGATCGGTTTATTAAGGATAATCCGGAAAGCAAGATCATCGTATTTGTAAGGACACGGGTCCGTGCCGAACGGGTAGCAAAGGCCATGGAGAGGGTGCAGATAGAGACGGTTACCATCCACGGGGACAAGAAACAGGACGACCGGTCCGAGGTGATGAAAAAATTCAAGGAGGGCCGCTACCGCATCATGATCGCCACGGACGTCAGTGCCCGCGGGATCGACGTGCCTGATGTCGATTACGTAATCAACTATGATCTTCCGGACAACCCCGAAAATTACGTGCACAGGGTTGGAAGGACCGGTCGCGGCATCAACCTGGGCGTAGCGATCTCATTCTGCAGCAAAGAAGAAAAAGGACTTCTTGAGGATATCCAGCAGCTCATCAATAAGGATATCGAGGTCATAAAGCTCTACAGAAAAGATTACGACGCAATCGTCAGCTTACCCGGGGAGCACCTCGGTCTGCAGGAGATGATCGATGAACATGAGCAATGGGAGGCAAACAGGAAGAAGAAAAAGAGGAAGTCCCCGAAGACAGCAAAGAAGAAGAAATAA
- a CDS encoding hypothetical protein (GSPII_E N-terminal domain) → MMLANTGLQGFLILVERGILTDEELRKAEHTAVARSVDLESVLLREYDVPRFILLKALSEYYQCPTIEYDERMLIPPGLLSAVNGDMLSISRWFPVIKDGDTVIIAANNPEDPVVLDEAKRFIKAEKYEFRVALAEDIQWFIQDFLHARPGYLWGTERTGLSFWRTTMAQWRTRLACCRTDMATARTGLAFLRWGLGFIAVANTLMRTKKLPITYPFYWSIIAAGFFLGFFGLSRYLKIRRSEMNPPERRTIVGMTYATMGFLKGYHLIETTDVEISKKKSMLARIADLLASHCTILYPSPSSKERTHLARERSVLGGQRTMAACYRTIYARARTGLALIRTGFSFASLGLGLLHYFGLSLLSLFDVILIIAGIFMVVDGLLWYLPVRKEQAELPSCPMPQ, encoded by the coding sequence ATGATGCTCGCTAACACAGGATTGCAGGGATTTCTCATATTGGTGGAACGGGGTATCCTGACGGATGAGGAACTCCGCAAAGCAGAGCATACGGCTGTTGCGAGGAGTGTCGACCTTGAAAGTGTTCTTCTCAGAGAGTATGATGTCCCGCGGTTTATTTTGCTCAAAGCGCTTTCGGAGTATTATCAATGCCCCACTATAGAGTATGACGAGAGAATGCTCATACCGCCCGGGTTATTATCGGCGGTTAATGGGGACATGCTTTCCATAAGCCGGTGGTTTCCGGTCATCAAGGATGGTGATACGGTGATTATAGCGGCAAACAATCCCGAAGACCCTGTGGTACTGGATGAGGCCAAAAGGTTTATCAAGGCAGAGAAATACGAATTCCGGGTGGCCCTTGCAGAAGATATTCAGTGGTTTATCCAGGACTTCCTTCATGCAAGGCCGGGTTATCTCTGGGGTACCGAGAGGACCGGTCTTTCCTTCTGGCGCACCACCATGGCCCAATGGCGGACGAGACTGGCTTGCTGCAGGACCGACATGGCAACGGCAAGGACCGGGCTTGCCTTCCTCAGGTGGGGGCTCGGGTTTATTGCCGTAGCAAATACCCTTATGCGGACCAAAAAGCTGCCGATAACATATCCCTTTTACTGGTCGATTATTGCTGCTGGATTTTTCCTCGGGTTCTTCGGCTTATCAAGATACCTGAAGATACGGAGATCTGAAATGAATCCCCCCGAACGCCGGACTATTGTGGGAATGACCTATGCAACCATGGGTTTTCTAAAGGGCTATCACCTTATTGAAACCACCGATGTTGAGATATCCAAGAAGAAGAGTATGCTTGCCCGTATTGCCGATCTGCTGGCCAGCCACTGCACCATTCTCTACCCCTCTCCATCCAGCAAGGAACGCACCCATCTTGCACGGGAGAGGAGTGTGCTTGGAGGACAACGGACAATGGCTGCATGTTACCGCACCATCTATGCCCGGGCGAGGACAGGGCTTGCCTTAATCCGGACAGGTTTTTCCTTTGCAAGTCTCGGCCTCGGCCTGCTGCACTATTTCGGGCTCAGTTTATTGTCGCTCTTTGATGTCATCCTTATTATTGCGGGGATATTCATGGTTGTGGATGGCCTGTTGTGGTATCTACCGGTGAGAAAGGAACAGGCCGAACTCCCGAGCTGTCCTATGCCCCAGTGA
- a CDS encoding hypothetical protein (GSPII_E N-terminal domain) encodes MQDTKFERLLSRGLLTREELDEVIKESEDSGKYPEELLIVRGIPRHEILFCLSEFYGYPFVEYDEEVMASYLLTRRMDMEKLKQALWFPLSVMQDRAEVIAYRPDDTAVVEDIKKSLGVEKIDFIVALPSDLVRIIENNNDVNPGFPFSGGRTPLAKVRTFLADRRSLMSCYRTAMAKGRTGLAFLRTGIAFIAIALLLLRIFGIGYLIITEALFLVAGVVLSVNGFRWYLPTRKAGKKRLNCAATVPTWATTLLEVQNPGNNPFFTRTNTIDGADKLRADWDNLTPVMRRRFLASDRTDFAEERTVLACYRTMMARARTGLAFTRTGIAFIGLGIALFRQFAIGPWTLFDAALILTGIMMAMEGFYWYFPGRRAGVEGFESVMRKKKSRKAWDFISLPVHRVIGGPGDFHKRFFQAKASYAPGIWATTGLALERTVLADRRNMMARLRTVMARSRTGMAFIRTGRSICAVGTGLLVYFGTADIAWAMFNIALIVIGLAVIADGLYWNIPAERIRRQFPYCVGDMETIIPDYGRPTRYWKKVGFNHDAR; translated from the coding sequence ATGCAGGATACTAAATTTGAAAGACTTCTCAGCAGGGGATTACTGACCAGGGAAGAGCTGGATGAGGTCATAAAGGAATCGGAAGATTCAGGCAAATACCCTGAAGAATTATTGATAGTCAGGGGTATTCCAAGGCATGAGATCCTGTTCTGTCTTTCTGAGTTCTACGGTTATCCCTTTGTGGAGTATGATGAAGAGGTTATGGCTTCTTACCTCCTCACAAGACGTATGGACATGGAGAAGCTCAAGCAGGCGCTCTGGTTTCCCCTCTCCGTTATGCAGGACAGGGCTGAGGTGATCGCTTACAGGCCGGATGACACAGCGGTAGTTGAAGATATAAAAAAGAGCCTCGGCGTGGAAAAAATAGACTTCATCGTCGCCCTGCCTTCAGACCTCGTCAGGATTATTGAAAACAACAATGATGTGAATCCCGGGTTTCCTTTTTCGGGCGGCAGGACCCCCCTTGCCAAGGTGAGAACCTTCCTTGCGGACAGGCGTTCCCTGATGTCGTGCTACAGGACCGCCATGGCAAAGGGCAGAACGGGGCTTGCCTTCCTCCGCACCGGGATAGCTTTTATAGCCATTGCCCTGCTACTTCTCAGGATTTTCGGTATAGGGTATTTAATCATAACCGAAGCGTTATTTTTAGTAGCCGGTGTTGTTCTATCAGTGAATGGATTCAGATGGTACCTGCCGACCCGGAAGGCCGGAAAGAAACGTTTAAACTGTGCTGCTACAGTGCCGACCTGGGCAACTACGCTGCTTGAGGTTCAAAACCCCGGCAACAATCCTTTCTTTACGCGCACGAATACCATTGACGGAGCGGATAAACTCCGTGCCGATTGGGATAACCTTACTCCTGTGATGAGACGCAGATTTCTTGCCAGTGACAGGACGGATTTTGCCGAGGAAAGAACGGTCCTTGCATGTTACAGAACGATGATGGCAAGGGCGCGCACAGGGCTTGCCTTTACCCGTACGGGGATTGCCTTTATCGGGCTTGGGATTGCGCTGTTCAGGCAGTTCGCTATCGGCCCCTGGACGTTATTCGATGCCGCCCTTATCCTGACAGGTATTATGATGGCCATGGAAGGCTTTTACTGGTATTTCCCCGGCCGCCGTGCCGGTGTAGAAGGTTTTGAATCAGTGATGAGGAAAAAAAAGAGCCGGAAGGCATGGGATTTCATCTCTCTTCCCGTTCACAGGGTGATTGGAGGTCCCGGTGATTTCCATAAGCGTTTTTTTCAGGCAAAGGCCTCCTATGCGCCGGGCATATGGGCTACCACGGGACTTGCCCTTGAAAGGACAGTGCTCGCAGACAGAAGAAATATGATGGCAAGACTACGCACGGTTATGGCCCGATCACGGACGGGAATGGCATTTATCAGGACAGGAAGGAGCATATGCGCGGTGGGCACGGGGCTTCTGGTTTATTTCGGCACCGCTGATATTGCATGGGCCATGTTTAATATTGCACTGATAGTGATCGGACTGGCAGTCATTGCCGATGGACTTTACTGGAATATACCGGCTGAAAGAATAAGGAGACAATTCCCCTATTGTGTTGGAGATATGGAAACAATTATTCCTGATTACGGCCGGCCGACACGTTATTGGAAGAAGGTGGGTTTCAATCATGATGCTCGCTAA